CAAAGTAAAGGCGCCCGGCTCAGGCGCTCCAAAGCTCGTCAATGGACGGAGAAGCCGCCGTCCACGAAGAGCATCTGGCCGGTGACGAAGGCGGAGGCGTCGCCGGCCAGGAACACCGCCGCGCCCGCGAAGTCCTCGGGCACGCCGTTGCGTCTGACCATGTGGCGGGCGGCGAGCGCTTCGACGCGGCCGGGGATGGCCTGGGCGGGCGCGGTGAGCGGGGTCAGGACGAAGCCGGGGATGATCGTGTTGACGCACACGCCGTCGGCCGACCAGGCCTCGGCCTGGGAGCGGGTCAGGCCGGCGATGGCGGCCTTGGCGGCGCCGTACGCGCCGCTGTCGCCGAAGGCGCTGATGGACTGCTGGGAGCCGAGGTTGATGATGCGGCCCCAGCCTCGGGCGGCCATGCGCGGGCCGAAGTGCTGGCCAAGGAGGTAGGGGGCGGTGAGGTTGACGGCGATGGTGCGCTCGTAGTCCTCGACGGTGAGCTCGGCCATGGGCTTGCGGATGTTGTTGCCGGCGTCGTTGACGAGGATGTCGATGTCGCCGGCCGCGGCGCACACGCGCCGGATGTCGTCGCGGCCGGCGAGGTCGGCGCTGATCCACGAGGCGGTGACGCCGTGCTCGCGCAGCCGGGTGACGGCCTTGTCGAGCTCGGCCTGCCTTCGGGCCACCACCACGACCTCGGCCCCGGCCCTGCCGATCGCCTCGGCGATGGCGTACCCGATGCCGGAGCTGCCGCCGGTCACGAGGGCGCGCCGGCCGTCGAGGGAGAACAGCTCTCGCAGATAGTCAGACATGGTCGGACAAGCTAGCACCCCCTGCTTAGGAGGCCCGCGCGGGTCCTCACCGGGCGCCGACCAGGCTCTCGAAACAGGGGCGAAGGAGGGCGAGGAGGTCGTCGGCGGGCGCGTCGGCCAGGGAGCCGAGTTTGAGCAGGTAGCGATCGACGACCACGCCCATCATGATCGCGCCGATCAGCCCCGCGCGCAGGTCGGCGTCGCCGGCCGGGATGGCCGCCTCGATCCGCTCCAGCCACTCGCTCGCCGCCTCGCGGAGCCCGTCGGCCGCTTCGGTGTGCGTGAGCATCGAGCGCAGCAGCACCAGGGATGCCACGGGCTCCCCCTC
The Nonomuraea helvata genome window above contains:
- a CDS encoding SDR family NAD(P)-dependent oxidoreductase; this translates as MSDYLRELFSLDGRRALVTGGSSGIGYAIAEAIGRAGAEVVVVARRQAELDKAVTRLREHGVTASWISADLAGRDDIRRVCAAAGDIDILVNDAGNNIRKPMAELTVEDYERTIAVNLTAPYLLGQHFGPRMAARGWGRIINLGSQQSISAFGDSGAYGAAKAAIAGLTRSQAEAWSADGVCVNTIIPGFVLTPLTAPAQAIPGRVEALAARHMVRRNGVPEDFAGAAVFLAGDASAFVTGQMLFVDGGFSVH
- a CDS encoding TetR/AcrR family transcriptional regulator; translation: MTEPPRRTRAQQRRDTEARILTAARETFAGLGYERTTIRAVATAAGVNAGLVMHYFGSKEELFARAAHLSPHELPPGDPAEALLAVLRERLEGEPVASLVLLRSMLTHTEAADGLREAASEWLERIEAAIPAGDADLRAGLIGAIMMGVVVDRYLLKLGSLADAPADDLLALLRPCFESLVGAR